One region of Deltaproteobacteria bacterium genomic DNA includes:
- a CDS encoding OmpH family outer membrane protein: MRDRVTGGKSGRRARVALGLAAIVVGLGAARPAAAEQKIAVIDMQRALNECDAGKRAKEQVKAKFERSQNQLKKQRDDLDRLKGDYERKATVLKEEERRNLEKDLESRGLEFKRKYEDFQRELKETDAELTKSIVEELYGLVRDYGEKHGYTLVLEASSGALLYNDKTVDVTDEIVKLHNASAHKEASKRSLDKE, encoded by the coding sequence ATGCGAGATCGGGTCACCGGAGGCAAGAGCGGCCGGAGGGCCCGCGTGGCGCTCGGGCTCGCGGCGATCGTGGTCGGGCTCGGGGCGGCGCGGCCGGCGGCCGCGGAGCAGAAGATCGCCGTGATCGACATGCAGCGGGCGCTCAACGAATGCGATGCCGGCAAGCGGGCGAAGGAGCAGGTGAAGGCGAAGTTCGAGCGCTCGCAGAACCAGCTCAAGAAGCAGCGCGACGACTTGGACCGCCTGAAGGGGGACTACGAGCGCAAGGCGACCGTGCTCAAGGAGGAGGAGCGGCGCAACCTGGAGAAGGACCTCGAGAGCCGCGGCCTCGAGTTCAAGCGCAAGTACGAGGACTTCCAGCGCGAACTCAAGGAGACCGATGCCGAGCTCACCAAGAGCATCGTCGAGGAGCTCTACGGGCTGGTGCGTGACTACGGCGAGAAGCACGGCTACACGCTCGTGCTCGAGGCCTCCAGCGGCGCGCTCCTCTACAACGACAAGACGGTGGATGTGACCGACGAGATCGTGAAGCTCCACAACGCCTCGGCCCACAAGGAGGCGTCGAAGCGGAGCCTGGACAAGGAGTAG
- a CDS encoding ATP-binding cassette domain-containing protein: MRQYRRLLSYLRPYLWPRFVLAVACMLSRSAVETSVPFLARFTFDQVFHQQHPEALPLVVLLVLGAAFLRGGLDFVGGYLNDWVGQRVVTDLRNELTAHIQRLDLAFFNRRRAGQIVSRVISDVGIVRGAVTDAVTSIFQEFPTLLGLTVTAFYLDWVLALLAICLFPAAALPIRYLSLQLRQTTRRMQDGIGRLNALLHENVQGNRVVKAFGQEGYEQRRFDEHNERLLRIYMRTSVLRALPITEMLAGIAVAGIIWYGGSSVISGARTQGSFMAFIIALFLLYEPFKKLVRTNNTIQQGLAGAERVFELLDTAPQVVDRPGAVALRGVRAAIEFHAVSFAYDPGEPVLRDINLRIPVGQVVALVGMSGGGKSTLADLIPRFYDVTAGRITIDGTDIRDLTLASLRTHIAVVTQFTFLFNDSVRNNIAYGDSNRSMDEIVAAARAANAHDFIVEMSRGYETGIGDLGVRLSGGQRQRLAIARALLKNAPILILDEATSALDTESEGLVQEALERLMANRTTLVVAHRLSTVRRADRIVVVVRGEIVESGTHDELLARGAEYRKLYELQFRDVEALEGGADVAADSVRARKAAP; encoded by the coding sequence ATGAGGCAGTACCGGCGCCTGCTCTCCTACCTCCGGCCCTACCTCTGGCCGCGCTTCGTGCTGGCCGTGGCCTGCATGCTCTCCCGCAGCGCCGTGGAGACCAGCGTCCCGTTCCTCGCCAGGTTCACCTTCGATCAGGTCTTCCACCAGCAGCACCCCGAGGCGCTGCCGCTGGTGGTGCTCCTGGTGCTCGGGGCGGCCTTCCTGCGCGGCGGGCTCGACTTCGTCGGCGGCTATCTGAACGACTGGGTCGGGCAGCGCGTGGTGACCGACCTGCGCAACGAGCTCACCGCGCACATCCAGCGCCTCGACCTGGCCTTCTTCAACCGCCGCCGGGCGGGGCAGATCGTCTCGCGGGTGATCTCCGACGTGGGAATCGTGCGCGGCGCGGTGACCGACGCCGTCACCTCGATCTTCCAGGAATTCCCCACCCTACTCGGGCTCACGGTCACCGCCTTCTACCTCGACTGGGTGCTCGCCCTGCTCGCCATCTGCCTCTTCCCGGCGGCGGCGCTCCCGATCCGCTACCTCTCCCTCCAGCTCCGCCAGACGACTCGCCGCATGCAGGACGGCATCGGCCGGCTGAATGCGCTGCTGCACGAGAACGTGCAGGGCAACCGGGTCGTCAAGGCCTTCGGTCAGGAAGGCTACGAGCAGCGGCGCTTCGACGAGCACAACGAGCGGCTCCTCCGCATCTACATGCGAACCAGCGTGCTGCGCGCGCTGCCGATCACCGAGATGCTGGCCGGCATCGCGGTCGCGGGCATCATCTGGTACGGGGGCAGCAGCGTCATCTCCGGCGCGCGCACGCAGGGCTCCTTCATGGCCTTCATCATCGCGCTCTTCCTCCTCTACGAGCCGTTCAAGAAGCTGGTGCGCACCAACAACACCATCCAGCAGGGCCTGGCCGGTGCCGAACGCGTCTTCGAGCTGCTCGACACGGCGCCGCAGGTCGTCGACCGGCCGGGCGCGGTCGCCCTCCGCGGCGTGCGCGCGGCGATCGAGTTCCACGCCGTCAGCTTCGCCTACGATCCCGGCGAGCCCGTGCTGCGCGACATCAACCTCCGCATCCCGGTCGGGCAGGTGGTGGCGCTGGTCGGCATGAGCGGGGGCGGGAAGAGCACGCTCGCCGATCTGATCCCGCGCTTCTACGACGTGACCGCGGGCCGCATCACGATCGACGGCACCGACATCCGCGACCTGACCCTCGCGAGCCTGCGCACGCACATCGCGGTGGTGACCCAGTTCACGTTCCTCTTCAACGACAGCGTGCGCAACAACATCGCCTACGGCGATTCCAACCGCTCCATGGACGAGATCGTCGCCGCGGCGCGCGCCGCGAACGCGCACGACTTCATCGTCGAGATGTCGCGCGGCTACGAGACCGGGATCGGCGACCTCGGCGTGCGGCTCTCGGGCGGTCAGCGGCAGCGGCTCGCGATCGCGCGCGCGCTGCTCAAGAACGCGCCCATCCTGATCCTCGACGAGGCGACCTCCGCGCTCGACACGGAGTCCGAGGGCCTGGTGCAGGAGGCGCTCGAGCGCCTGATGGCGAACCGGACGACGCTGGTGGTCGCGCACCGCCTCTCCACCGTGCGGCGCGCCGACCGGATCGTCGTGGTCGTGCGCGGCGAGATCGTCGAGAGCGGCACGCACGACGAGCTCCTCGCCCGCGGCGCCGAGTACCGCAAGCTCTACGAGCTCCAGTTCCGCGACGTGGAGGCGCTGGAGGGCGGGGCGGACGTGGCCGCGGACAGCGTCCGGGCGCGGAAGGCCGCGCCCTAG
- a CDS encoding DUF374 domain-containing protein, which produces MQRATSADVARDGAGPADSAFRRRWSRRTQAWVVVAGWVLALALRLLYLTLRVRLVDHGELFARRRRGEQVLAAFWHDGIVLLPLVVTRLRWPGTVNVMLSWHRDAEVAAQAMRHLGIRAVRGSATRGWLGAVRGLLAARARGEDIAIVPDGPRGPRHEAKDGAVQLARATGLPLLVVGVAASPARRLGSWDRLQVPRPFARVALVLNAPVVLPADKAAARAALEAALGEANAEAARAVGARPA; this is translated from the coding sequence GTGCAGCGCGCGACATCGGCCGACGTGGCGCGCGACGGCGCCGGGCCCGCCGATTCGGCCTTCCGGCGGCGCTGGAGCCGGCGCACGCAGGCCTGGGTGGTGGTCGCGGGCTGGGTCCTGGCCCTGGCGCTCCGCCTCCTCTATCTCACCCTGCGCGTCCGCCTGGTGGATCACGGCGAGCTGTTCGCACGCCGCCGGCGCGGCGAGCAGGTGCTGGCCGCCTTCTGGCACGACGGGATCGTGCTCCTCCCGCTGGTGGTGACGCGGCTTCGCTGGCCGGGGACGGTGAACGTCATGCTCAGCTGGCATCGTGACGCGGAGGTCGCCGCGCAGGCGATGCGCCACCTGGGCATCCGGGCGGTGCGCGGCTCGGCCACGCGCGGCTGGCTCGGCGCGGTGCGCGGGCTGCTCGCGGCGCGCGCGCGCGGCGAGGACATCGCCATCGTGCCCGACGGGCCGCGCGGGCCGCGTCACGAGGCGAAGGACGGAGCGGTGCAGCTCGCGCGTGCGACCGGGCTGCCGCTCCTGGTGGTGGGCGTCGCGGCCTCGCCCGCGCGCCGCCTCGGCAGCTGGGACCGGCTGCAGGTGCCACGGCCGTTCGCGCGCGTGGCCCTCGTGCTGAACGCGCCGGTCGTGTTGCCGGCGGACAAGGCCGCGGCGCGGGCCGCGCTCGAGGCCGCGCTCGGCGAGGCGAACGCCGAGGCCGCGCGTGCGGTCGGGGCGCGCCCCGCATGA
- a CDS encoding Gfo/Idh/MocA family oxidoreductase: protein MRLRTAVVGVGYLGRFHAEKYAAHPGAELVGVVDVDPGRAREVAAALGAEALTDHRALAGRVDCASVAVPTQQHFEVARDLLEAGIDVLVEKPVTTTVEEAKALVELAVRGARVFQVGHLERFNPAVLALEGLVTQPRFIECHRLAPFTERGTDVDVVLDLMIHDLDVILSMVPSALRSVEAVGVPVLTNCVDIANARLRFANGCIANVTASRVSMKRERKIRIFQADAYLAVDYGERRVRICRREPDADGQAALTLEEREVPEGDALEAEVDAFLRAVRAREAPAVSGWDGLRALEVAHVIRESLETEVRAVQAASAS, encoded by the coding sequence ATGAGGCTCCGCACCGCGGTGGTGGGCGTGGGGTACCTGGGCCGCTTCCACGCCGAGAAGTACGCCGCGCACCCGGGGGCCGAGCTGGTCGGCGTGGTCGACGTGGATCCCGGGCGCGCACGCGAGGTCGCGGCCGCGCTCGGCGCGGAGGCGCTCACCGATCACCGCGCGCTCGCGGGACGGGTCGACTGCGCGAGCGTCGCGGTCCCCACCCAGCAGCACTTCGAGGTGGCGCGCGATCTCCTCGAGGCGGGCATCGACGTGCTGGTCGAGAAGCCGGTCACCACCACGGTCGAGGAGGCGAAGGCGCTGGTCGAGCTCGCCGTGCGCGGCGCGCGCGTCTTCCAGGTGGGCCACCTCGAGCGCTTCAACCCCGCGGTGCTCGCGCTCGAGGGGCTGGTGACCCAGCCGCGCTTCATCGAGTGCCACCGCCTCGCGCCCTTCACCGAGCGCGGCACGGACGTCGACGTCGTGCTCGACCTGATGATCCACGACCTCGACGTGATCCTCTCCATGGTGCCGTCGGCGCTCCGCTCGGTCGAGGCGGTGGGCGTCCCGGTACTCACCAACTGCGTCGACATCGCCAACGCGCGGCTCCGCTTCGCCAACGGCTGCATCGCCAACGTAACCGCGAGCCGCGTCTCCATGAAGCGGGAGCGAAAGATCCGCATCTTCCAGGCCGACGCCTACCTGGCGGTCGACTACGGCGAGCGGCGGGTGCGCATCTGCCGGCGCGAGCCGGACGCCGACGGCCAGGCGGCGCTCACCCTCGAGGAGCGCGAGGTGCCGGAGGGCGACGCGCTCGAGGCCGAGGTCGACGCCTTCCTGCGCGCCGTGCGCGCGCGCGAGGCGCCGGCGGTGAGCGGCTGGGACGGGCTGCGCGCGCTCGAGGTCGCGCACGTGATCCGCGAGAGCCTCGAGACCGAGGTGCGCGCAGTGCAGGCGGCGTCGGCCTCCTAG
- the bamA gene encoding outer membrane protein assembly factor BamA, whose amino-acid sequence MARHGRRRWVALGAALALVAGEVPVGAQGEPSIARVGVAGNLRVEEDAIRVHLRSQPGQPFDQDTIDRDIRSVYEMGFFDQVDADVTRVGENRVEVVFRVKERPLVRSVRIEGNKKVKREELEAALKIRAHAILDPEKARQGLEAGKKLYVEKGYLDATLTYSTEPVGENEVDVLYKVEEHEPVKVVEVAFEGNKAFSPRKLRGVMQTREKWLLGFITGAGVLNKEVLRTDVERLTAWYYDHGYVTVRVDEPRVERRDDGLHITVKIDEGDQYQVGEVAVAGENTPTDTKLLLQGLQITPGEVFKASALREDTQKLTERLSEDGYAFASVEPETEMRPEEKRVDITYKVERGKPVVVDRIEVTGNTKTRDKVIRREMRLQEQELFSASKLRKSREALQRLGFFQSVNITTRRAAEEDRMQVVVDVKEAQTGAFSAGAGFSSADQLLFNARIVENNLFGRGQRLELSGDIGSIRRNVVLSFTEPYFRDTPLTVGASAFSWKLRFDDFDRSGTGFGTQLTYPVTAWGYTSLWGLPLEEVRVGSDYRIESAKISGLGLDATRSIRVEEGTSLISSVTPRVSRNTLNHAFDPTAGSLQDVSMEVAGLGGERFMKAEARERWYHTFWRSKALGDFTYSFGGRLGYGFMGEGGVNGGELPLFERYFPGGIDTIRGFKTRTLGPREARKDIFGRVISTTPVGGSEEGIVNNEVIFPIVQGIGLKGVLFVDAGNAYSAEEGFTLDETRFSAGAGVRWLSPIGPLRIELGKPFHTKPHDQKSLVLFSFGAPFQY is encoded by the coding sequence ATGGCGAGGCACGGTCGCAGGCGGTGGGTCGCGCTCGGGGCGGCGCTGGCGCTGGTCGCCGGGGAGGTACCGGTCGGCGCGCAGGGCGAGCCCTCGATCGCGCGCGTCGGGGTCGCCGGCAACCTGCGCGTCGAGGAGGACGCCATCCGGGTCCATCTGCGCTCGCAGCCGGGCCAGCCCTTCGACCAGGACACCATCGATCGGGACATCCGCTCCGTCTACGAGATGGGCTTCTTCGACCAGGTGGATGCGGACGTCACGCGGGTGGGCGAGAACCGGGTCGAGGTCGTCTTCCGGGTGAAGGAGCGGCCCCTCGTACGCAGCGTCCGGATCGAGGGCAACAAGAAGGTGAAGCGCGAGGAGCTCGAGGCCGCGCTCAAGATCCGTGCCCATGCCATCCTCGACCCCGAGAAGGCGCGCCAGGGCCTCGAGGCCGGGAAGAAGCTCTACGTCGAGAAGGGCTATCTCGACGCCACGCTCACCTACTCGACCGAGCCGGTCGGCGAGAACGAGGTCGACGTCCTCTACAAGGTCGAGGAGCACGAGCCGGTCAAGGTCGTCGAGGTCGCCTTCGAGGGCAACAAGGCCTTCTCGCCCCGCAAGCTCCGGGGCGTCATGCAGACGCGGGAGAAGTGGCTCCTCGGCTTCATCACGGGCGCCGGCGTGCTCAACAAGGAGGTGCTGCGCACCGACGTCGAGCGGCTGACGGCCTGGTACTACGACCACGGCTACGTCACGGTGCGCGTCGACGAGCCGCGCGTCGAGCGCCGCGACGACGGCCTCCACATCACCGTCAAGATCGACGAGGGCGACCAGTACCAGGTCGGCGAGGTGGCGGTGGCGGGTGAGAACACGCCCACCGACACGAAGCTGCTCCTCCAGGGGCTGCAGATCACCCCCGGCGAGGTCTTCAAGGCGAGCGCGCTGCGCGAGGACACGCAGAAGCTGACCGAGCGGCTCTCCGAGGACGGCTACGCCTTCGCCAGCGTCGAGCCCGAGACCGAGATGCGCCCCGAGGAGAAGCGGGTCGACATCACCTACAAGGTCGAGCGCGGCAAGCCGGTGGTGGTGGACCGCATCGAGGTGACCGGCAACACCAAGACGCGCGACAAGGTGATCCGCCGCGAGATGCGCCTCCAGGAGCAGGAGCTGTTCTCGGCGAGCAAGCTGCGCAAGAGCCGCGAGGCGCTGCAGCGCCTCGGCTTCTTCCAGAGCGTCAACATCACGACCCGGCGCGCCGCCGAGGAAGACCGCATGCAGGTGGTGGTGGACGTGAAGGAGGCCCAGACCGGCGCCTTCAGCGCCGGCGCCGGCTTCAGCTCGGCCGACCAGCTCCTCTTCAACGCGCGCATCGTCGAGAACAACCTCTTCGGGCGGGGCCAGCGGCTCGAGCTCTCCGGCGACATCGGCTCGATCCGGCGCAACGTCGTCCTCTCCTTCACCGAGCCCTACTTCCGCGACACGCCGCTCACCGTGGGGGCGAGCGCCTTCAGCTGGAAGCTTCGCTTCGACGACTTCGACCGCAGCGGCACCGGCTTCGGCACCCAGCTCACCTACCCGGTCACGGCCTGGGGTTACACCTCGCTCTGGGGCCTGCCCCTCGAGGAGGTGCGCGTCGGCAGCGACTACCGCATCGAGTCGGCCAAGATCAGCGGCCTCGGCCTCGACGCCACGCGCTCGATCCGGGTCGAGGAGGGCACGAGCCTGATCAGCAGCGTGACGCCCCGCGTGTCGCGCAACACGCTGAACCACGCCTTCGACCCAACCGCGGGCTCCCTGCAGGACGTCTCCATGGAGGTCGCCGGTCTCGGCGGCGAGCGCTTCATGAAGGCCGAGGCGCGCGAGCGCTGGTACCACACCTTCTGGCGCTCGAAGGCGCTCGGCGACTTCACGTACTCCTTCGGCGGCAGGCTGGGCTACGGCTTCATGGGCGAGGGCGGCGTCAACGGCGGCGAGCTGCCGCTCTTCGAGCGCTACTTCCCGGGGGGGATCGATACGATCCGCGGCTTCAAGACGCGCACCCTCGGGCCGCGCGAGGCGCGCAAGGACATCTTCGGGCGCGTCATCTCGACCACGCCGGTCGGCGGCAGCGAGGAGGGGATCGTCAACAACGAGGTCATCTTCCCGATCGTGCAGGGCATCGGGTTGAAGGGCGTGCTGTTCGTCGACGCCGGCAACGCCTACAGCGCGGAGGAGGGCTTCACCCTCGACGAGACCCGCTTCTCGGCCGGGGCCGGGGTGCGCTGGCTGTCGCCCATCGGCCCGCTGCGCATCGAGCTCGGCAAGCCGTTCCACACCAAGCCCCACGATCAGAAGAGCCTCGTGCTGTTCTCGTTCGGGGCGCCGTTCCAGTACTGA
- the lpxA gene encoding acyl-ACP--UDP-N-acetylglucosamine O-acyltransferase — protein sequence MKRVSANEPYFAGHFPGAPLLPGVMLCEALVQLGSRLAEDEDLRLVAVDKARFRRPVLPGDTLRLEVTCAAPGPPWRLRGVATAGPALVAEVEFAAAPPAGARVHPTAVVARGAELDTGVTVEAYAVVGPHVRVGRDSWVGPHAVVSGRTTIGTGCRIFQFASVGAPPQDLKYHGEPSTLEMGDGNIVREFASINPGTAGGGMRTRIGNRCLLMVSAHVAHDCRVGDGVILANGAALGGHVEAQDYAIVGGLAGVHQHVRIGESALCAAGAMVSMDVPPFCMVAGDRARLRGLNLVGLRRRGFAAGAITALKRAYRVLFQGGGRREALARARAAFGQVPEVARLVDFVAASRRGVCR from the coding sequence ATGAAGCGCGTGAGCGCCAACGAGCCGTACTTCGCGGGGCATTTTCCCGGCGCACCCCTCCTGCCCGGGGTCATGCTGTGCGAGGCCCTGGTCCAGCTCGGCTCCCGGCTCGCCGAGGACGAGGACCTGCGTCTGGTCGCGGTCGACAAGGCGCGCTTTCGCCGCCCGGTGCTGCCCGGCGACACGCTCCGGCTCGAGGTGACCTGCGCCGCCCCCGGGCCGCCCTGGCGGCTGCGCGGGGTCGCGACGGCGGGGCCGGCGCTGGTGGCGGAGGTCGAGTTCGCGGCGGCGCCCCCGGCGGGCGCGCGCGTCCATCCGACGGCCGTGGTGGCGCGCGGCGCCGAGCTGGACACGGGGGTCACGGTGGAGGCCTACGCCGTGGTCGGGCCGCACGTGCGCGTGGGGCGCGACTCGTGGGTCGGGCCGCACGCGGTGGTGAGCGGGCGCACCACGATCGGCACCGGCTGCCGCATCTTCCAGTTCGCGAGCGTGGGGGCGCCCCCGCAGGATCTCAAGTACCACGGCGAGCCGAGCACGCTCGAGATGGGGGACGGGAACATCGTGCGCGAGTTCGCGTCCATCAACCCCGGCACCGCGGGCGGCGGCATGCGGACCCGGATCGGGAACCGCTGCCTCCTCATGGTCTCCGCGCACGTGGCCCACGACTGCCGGGTCGGCGACGGGGTGATCCTGGCCAACGGCGCGGCCCTCGGCGGGCACGTCGAGGCCCAGGACTACGCGATCGTGGGCGGCCTCGCGGGCGTGCACCAGCACGTGCGCATCGGCGAGTCGGCCCTGTGCGCCGCCGGGGCGATGGTGTCGATGGACGTGCCGCCCTTCTGCATGGTGGCGGGCGACCGGGCCCGGCTGCGCGGTCTCAACCTGGTGGGGCTCCGTCGGCGCGGCTTTGCCGCCGGGGCGATCACGGCGCTCAAGCGCGCCTACCGGGTCCTCTTCCAGGGCGGCGGCCGGCGCGAGGCGCTCGCGCGCGCGCGCGCGGCGTTCGGTCAGGTGCCCGAGGTGGCGCGGCTCGTCGACTTCGTCGCCGCCTCGCGGCGGGGTGTGTGCCGGTGA
- a CDS encoding DUF1009 domain-containing protein: MSGERIGLIAGSGRFPVLFAETARRRGVEVFAVAHRGETDPELDRVVAGISWLYPGELAAMIDALKRAGVRRAVMVGGIAKPRLFREFRPDARALAVIARVGKLRDDLVLRAVASELESEGIAVVESTLYLQEIVPSAGVLSARRPSPEEWSDIRFGFRAAKVIGQFDIGQSVVVRGGAVIAVEGIEGTDATIRRAGQLAGGDIVLVKVCKPTQDTRFDLPAVGPGTVAALAQAKGRVLAIEAGRTVTLDRAELVTLADRVDIAVVAVDGREVDR, from the coding sequence GTGAGCGGGGAGCGCATCGGCCTCATCGCCGGGAGCGGTCGCTTCCCGGTCCTGTTCGCGGAGACGGCGCGCCGCCGCGGCGTCGAGGTGTTCGCGGTCGCGCACCGGGGCGAGACCGACCCCGAGCTCGACCGGGTCGTGGCCGGCATCAGCTGGCTCTACCCCGGCGAGCTCGCGGCCATGATCGACGCGCTCAAGCGCGCCGGGGTGCGGCGCGCGGTCATGGTCGGCGGCATCGCCAAGCCCCGGCTCTTCCGCGAGTTCCGGCCCGACGCCCGTGCCCTGGCGGTCATTGCGCGCGTCGGCAAACTGCGCGACGACCTGGTGCTGCGCGCGGTGGCGAGCGAGCTCGAGTCGGAGGGGATCGCGGTGGTCGAGTCGACGTTGTATCTGCAGGAGATCGTGCCGAGCGCGGGCGTGCTCAGCGCCCGGCGGCCGAGCCCGGAAGAGTGGAGCGACATCCGCTTCGGCTTCCGCGCGGCCAAGGTGATCGGGCAGTTCGACATCGGGCAGAGCGTCGTGGTGCGCGGGGGCGCCGTGATCGCCGTCGAGGGCATCGAGGGCACGGATGCGACTATCCGCCGCGCCGGCCAGCTCGCGGGCGGCGACATCGTCCTCGTCAAGGTGTGCAAGCCGACGCAGGACACCCGCTTCGATCTCCCGGCGGTGGGGCCCGGCACGGTGGCGGCGCTCGCGCAGGCAAAGGGGCGGGTGCTCGCCATCGAGGCGGGCAGGACGGTCACGCTCGACCGCGCCGAGCTGGTCACGCTCGCCGATCGGGTCGACATCGCCGTGGTCGCGGTCGACGGGAGGGAGGTCGATCGATGA
- a CDS encoding lipid-A-disaccharide synthase produces the protein MSDGGASRAWRAPARPRRLLLVAGEASGDLHGADLVRALRASVPALEVFGVGGERLREAGMVTVADVGQVATMGLEATGRLRALWHAYRTLARRLRADPPDLCVLIDFPEFNLRLAHVAKRAGVPVLYYIGPQVWAWRRGRVRKIARRVDRLAVVFPFEPALYAPRLPGVEFVGHPLLDRVRVTRGRAETLGAHGLDPARPTVLLLPGSRLSEIDYLLPPLLDAVRTLGRDGRLQFPLALAHTLPADEVRRRVRAAGLDVKVIEDDTYNLIGASDLALVSSGTATLECALLERPMVIVYRLGPLSYVLGRLLVRGVRYIGMPNIVAGREVVPELLQRQATGPRIAAAARALLDDPARHAAMIEELREVRRRLGRGGAAGRAAAIAREMLEGCRG, from the coding sequence ATGTCGGACGGCGGCGCCTCCCGCGCCTGGCGCGCTCCCGCGCGTCCGCGCCGGCTCCTCCTGGTGGCTGGCGAGGCCTCGGGCGACCTCCACGGCGCGGACCTGGTGCGCGCGCTGCGCGCCTCGGTTCCCGCCCTCGAGGTGTTCGGCGTGGGCGGGGAGCGGCTGCGCGAGGCGGGCATGGTGACGGTCGCCGACGTGGGGCAGGTGGCGACCATGGGGCTCGAGGCGACCGGACGGCTGCGCGCTCTCTGGCATGCTTACCGCACGCTCGCGCGCCGCCTGCGCGCGGACCCGCCGGACCTGTGCGTGCTGATCGACTTCCCCGAGTTCAACCTCCGCCTGGCGCACGTCGCCAAGCGCGCGGGGGTGCCCGTCCTCTACTACATCGGGCCGCAGGTGTGGGCCTGGCGCCGCGGCCGCGTGCGCAAGATCGCGCGCCGCGTGGACCGGCTGGCGGTCGTTTTCCCCTTCGAGCCGGCGCTCTACGCCCCGCGGCTGCCGGGGGTCGAGTTCGTCGGCCATCCGCTCCTCGACCGCGTGCGGGTGACGCGCGGGCGCGCGGAGACGCTCGGCGCGCACGGGCTCGACCCCGCGCGGCCGACCGTGCTCCTCCTGCCCGGCAGCCGGCTCTCCGAGATCGACTATCTCCTGCCGCCGCTGCTGGACGCCGTGCGCACTCTGGGTCGGGACGGTCGGCTCCAGTTCCCGCTCGCCCTCGCCCACACGCTGCCCGCGGACGAGGTCCGCCGCCGGGTCCGCGCCGCCGGCCTGGACGTCAAGGTGATCGAGGACGACACCTACAACCTCATCGGGGCCTCGGACCTGGCGCTCGTCAGCTCGGGCACGGCGACGCTCGAGTGCGCGCTGCTCGAGCGCCCGATGGTGATCGTGTACCGGCTCGGGCCGCTCAGCTACGTTCTCGGCCGCCTCCTCGTGCGTGGCGTCAGGTACATCGGCATGCCGAACATCGTGGCCGGGCGCGAGGTCGTGCCGGAGCTGCTGCAGCGGCAGGCGACGGGCCCGCGCATCGCCGCGGCGGCGCGCGCCCTGCTCGACGATCCGGCGCGCCACGCGGCGATGATCGAGGAGCTGCGCGAGGTGCGGCGGCGGCTCGGCCGCGGCGGCGCGGCGGGACGCGCGGCCGCGATCGCGCGCGAGATGCTGGAGGGCTGCCGGGGATGA
- a CDS encoding ABC transporter ATP-binding protein produces the protein MPGQLPPLVQAVQLDKRYVDGPSIVQVLTGLDVEVEAGERIAIVGESGVGKSTLLHLLGALDQPTGGRILFEGVDVFARSEAELAVFRNREIGFVFQFHHLLGDFTALENVMLPSLIARRPYAATRARATELLERVGLRERLAHRPGQLSGGEQQRVAVARALVLRPRLVLADEPTGNLDPATGEDVQQLMLELNQEHGAALVVATHNDRLAAAMGRTLRLAGGALHEVGSGPRGRAHGMTS, from the coding sequence ATGCCCGGCCAGCTCCCCCCGCTCGTGCAGGCGGTTCAGCTCGACAAGCGCTACGTGGACGGCCCGTCGATCGTGCAGGTTCTCACCGGGCTCGACGTGGAGGTCGAGGCCGGCGAGCGGATCGCCATCGTCGGCGAGTCCGGGGTGGGCAAGTCGACGCTCCTCCACCTCCTCGGGGCGCTCGATCAGCCGACCGGGGGCCGCATCCTCTTCGAGGGCGTGGACGTGTTCGCGCGCTCGGAGGCCGAGCTGGCCGTCTTCCGCAACCGCGAGATCGGCTTCGTCTTCCAGTTCCACCACCTGCTGGGCGACTTCACGGCGCTCGAGAATGTCATGCTGCCGAGCCTGATCGCCCGCCGGCCGTACGCGGCCACCCGGGCGCGCGCGACCGAGCTGCTCGAGCGGGTCGGGCTCCGGGAGCGGCTCGCGCACCGGCCCGGGCAGCTCTCCGGGGGCGAGCAGCAGCGCGTGGCGGTGGCGCGCGCCCTCGTCCTGCGCCCGCGGCTCGTCCTCGCCGACGAGCCGACCGGCAACCTGGACCCGGCCACCGGCGAGGACGTCCAGCAGCTCATGCTCGAGCTCAACCAGGAGCACGGCGCGGCGCTCGTGGTTGCCACCCACAACGACCGCCTGGCGGCGGCGATGGGGCGGACGCTCCGCCTGGCGGGTGGTGCGCTCCACGAGGTGGGCTCGGGGCCGCGCGGGCGGGCCCACGGCATGACGTCGTGA